A DNA window from Gigantopelta aegis isolate Gae_Host chromosome 4, Gae_host_genome, whole genome shotgun sequence contains the following coding sequences:
- the LOC121371824 gene encoding organic cation transporter protein-like — MKFDSVFEYIGEFGTYQKRIYFLVCLPAISTAIQMLMAVFILNIPDHRCGIPGVKNDTFASQGPVHDSLLNYTIPWMKDGNGDPIRASCERYSENLTSTSSKSVVWNSSRTGCTYWVYDKSVFKETFVTELNLVCNQKELRSHANMVLMGGILFGALGLGLLSDAVGRKVAFMMSVVVHAGVCIGTSFVTNFYVFVALRFFVGASNAGLFMGAFVIGMELVGPSKRTFAGIVIEIFWCLGLFILGGVAYALRDWHHLQLACSVPTVLFFSYYWLIPESPRWLLSKGRYAEAEAIIQKAAQVNGVKLPDKLFDKDTLDENKSEAKIWEMFTSPKLLIRSLIIFINWLVVSMVYYGLGLNVGNLGGDVFLNFTIANIVELVSYFLCIALLDRVGRKLLHCGSMLLGGVACLATLFPVIYGTSGHEWITITLSMIGKLGASAAFAIIYVFAAELFPTVVRNSGMGASSFCARIGGMASPYIADLGTLVDGEFSKALPLIVFGGSAIFAGILSLWLPETLDRVLPETIDDAKNFGKRNTGRSYEMNINTPSEETDGKWNPCFDERL, encoded by the exons ATGAAGTTCGACAGTGTGTTTGAGTACATTGGGGAGTTTGGAACCTACCAGAAGCGGATCTATTTCCTAGTGTGTCTGCCCGCCATCTCCACCGCTATACAGATGTTGATGGCAGTTTTCATCCTCAATATTCCAGACCATAG ATGTGGTATTCCTGGAGTTAAGAACGACACGTTCGCGAGCCAGGGTCCGGTCCACGACTCCCTCCTCAACTACACCATCCCGTGGATGAAGGACGGCAACGGGGATCCGATCCGCGCTTCCTGTGAGCGATATTCAGAAAACCTCACGAGCACTTCGTCCAAATCTGTGGTCTGGAACTCGAGTCGGACCGGGTGTACGTACTGGGTATACGACAAATCCGTGTTTAAAGAGACGTTCGTAACAGAG ctaAACTTGGTATGTAACCAGAAGGAACTGCGGTCTCACGCCAACATGGTTCTGATGGGCGGTATTTTGTTTGGCGCTCTCGGTCTCGGTCTACTTTCTGACGC AGTTGGTCGGAAGGTCGCCTTCATGATGTCTGTCGTCGTGCACGCTGGCGTCTGTATCGGGACGTCGTTCGTCACCAACTTCTACGTCTTCGTGGCTCTGAGGTTTTTCGTTGGCGCTTCGAACGCCGGCCTCTTCATGGGAGCTTTTGTCATAG gaatggagctTGTCGGACCATCCAAACGAACGTTCGCCGGAATCgtcatagaaatattttggtGTCTTGGTCTGTTTATTCTTGGAGGCGTGGCTTACGCTCTTCGTGATTGGCACCATCTCCAGCTGGCATGCTCAGTGCCAACCGTCCTGTTCTTCTCGTATTACTG GCTGATTCCCGAATCGCCAAGATGGCTGCTCTCGAAAGGGCGTTACGCCGAAGCAGAAGCCATCATTCAGAAAGCAGCTCAAGTGAACGGAGTAAAACTGCCAGAcaaactgtttgacaaagaCACTTTGGATGAAAATAAGTCAGAAGCCAAAATATGGGAAATGTTCACCTCTCCCAAATTACTCATCCgaagtttaataatatttataaactg GTTGGTCGTCAGCATGGTTTACTACGGCCTGGGTCTGAACGTCGGCAACCTCGGCGGCGACGTGTTTCTCAACTTCACAATCGCCAACATCGTCGAGCTGGTCTCCTATTTCCTGTGTATTGCACTGCTCGACCGTGTCGGCCGGAAGTTGCTGCATTGTGGAAGCATGTTGCTAGGCGGTGTCGCGTGCCTTGCTACCCTGTTTCCTGTAATATATGGCACTTCCG GTCACGAGTGGATCACGATCACTCTGTCCATGATCGGCAAACTCGGGGCAtcagctgcattcgccattatttatgtatttgctGCGGAACTGTTCCCAACAGTTGTAAGGAATTCTGGGATGGGTGCCAGTTCTTTCTGTGCTCGAATCGGCGGGATGGCGTCACCGTACATAGCGGATTTA gGAACTCTGGTTGACGGTGAATTCAGTAAAGCTCTGCCTTTAATAGTGTTTGGTGGATCCGCCATCTTCGCGGGTATCCTGTCTCTATGGCTACCAGAAACACTGGACAGAGTTCTACCCGAAACCATAGACGACGCCAAGAACTTCGGAAA ACGGAATACAGGACGCTCGTACGAAATGAACATTAACACCCCTAGTGAGGAGACAGACGGCAAATGGAACCCGTGTTTTGACGAGCGGTTGTAG